The window AAGCGCTCTACCTGCGGGACGAGGAGACCGCGGAGATCTGGACGCCGACGCCGCAGCCGGCGGGGGCTGACGTCGCATTCGAGATTAGACACGGAGCAGGCTACACGAAGTGGCGACAACGTAGCCACGGGTTTGAGCAGGAGCTCGTCGTGTTCGTGCCGCCTGGCGGCCCGGTGAAGGTGGCGCGGCTGCGAGTGCACAACCTTCGGCCCCGGGCGCGGCGAGCAACGGCGACGTATTACGCCGAGTGGCTGCTCGGCGCTCTGCGCAGCGCCTCGCGGCCGTTAGTGGTGTGCGAGTACGATCCCGGTTGCCATGCGCTCCTGGCGCGCAACCATTGGAATCCCGACTTCAGCGAGCGGGTGGCATTCCTGACCTCGAGCCATCCGCCCCACAGCGTCACGACCGACCGGCAGGACTTTCTCGGCCGCGAGGGCGATCCGCGCAATCCCGCTGGATTGCTGCGGTGGGACCTCGGCGGACGCATCGAGCCCGGCGCCGATCCATGCGCAGCGTTCCAGGTGCATCTCGACATCGGTGCCGAGCAGACGACGGAAGTCGTATTTGTCCTCGGCCAGGGGCGCGATCGTGCGCACGCTGAAGAACTCGCGCGCCATTGGCAGGAACCGGGGCAAGTCGATCGCGCCTTCGAGGAGCTCAACCATCACTGGGATCGACTGCTGGGCGTGGTTCGCGTGCACACGCCAGACCCTGCCTTCGATCTGATGCTGAACAGGTGGCTCCTGTACCAGACCCTCTCCTCCCGCTTCCTAGCGCGGGCAGGCTTCTACCAAGCCGGCGGCGCGATTGGGTTTCGCGATCAGCTTCAGGATGTTCTTGCGCTCCTGTATGCTGACCCCGCCCGTGCGCGAGCGCACATCCTGGCCTGCGCCGCGAGGCAATTCGAGGAGGGCGACGTCCTCCACTGGTGGCACCCACCTCACGACCGTGGTGTGCGGACGCGATGCTCTGACGACCTCCTCTGGCTACCCTATGTTGCGAGCCATTATGTCGAAGCGACCGGCGACCTGTCTATCCTGAGTGAGGAGGTTTCATTCCTGCGCGGGGCGCCGCTCTCGCAGGACGAGGAGGACCGCTACTCCCGTTTCGACTCGACCTCTGAGCGGCGGTCGCTGTTCGAGCACTGCGAGCGTGCGTTGGAGCGTGGGGTTACGCAAGGCCCGCACGGCCTGCCATTTATCAGCTCGGGCGACTGGAATGACGGGATGAACCGTGTGGGCAGGCGCGGCCAGGGCGAAAGTGTGTGGCTCGCGTGGTTCGCAGTCGCCACGATGACCAGCTTCGCCGGATTGGCTGCCCGCCTGGGTCGAAGCAACCTCGCGCAGGGCTGGACGCGGCGTGCCCAGGAACTCCGACAGTCGGTCGAAGCAACCGCATGGGACGGACACTGGTATCTCCGCGCCTTCGACGACGACGGACGCCCGTGGGGTTCGGCCGCCTCCGACGAGTGTCGCATCGACTCGATCACGCAATCGTGGGCGGTGCTCGCCGGCGACAGCATCTCGGAGCGGGCCCGAGCGGCTGTCGAGGCGGCCTCCCGCGAATTGGTGCGCGATGACGACCGGCTGATCCGGCTTCTCTGGCCGCCCTTCCATGACACGCCCCGCGACCCCGGATATATCAAGGCCTATCCGCCGGGGATCCGCGAAAATGGAGGACAATACACGCACGCCGCGGCGTGGCTGGGCTTCGCCTTCGCCGGTATCGGCGATGGCGACAGCGCCGCGCACATCTTTGAACTCATGAACCCGATCCATCACGCGGCATCCCGTTCCGACGCAGAGCGCTTTCGCGTCGAGCCCTATGTGTTTGCGGCGGATGTAGCGAGTGTCGCGCCACATACGGGTCGCGGCGGCTGGACCTGGTACACAGGCTCCGCCGCCTGGACCTGGCGACTTGGCGTCGAGGCGATTCTGGGACTGCAGCTACGGAATGGCGAACTCCTCATCAATCCGGTCCTGCCCAAGCGCTGGGGTTCATTTGAGGCGGAGATAAAGGGGCCTGCGGGTGCGCTGGCGATCCGGGTCGAGGATCCGGATCACATCGGCCGGGGCGTTGTCGAGATCGTCGTAGATGGCTCGGCGATCGAGGGGGCCACCATCGCTTTCCCAACCGATGAGTCGGTGCGGCGGGTCGAGGTGCGCCTGAGGCAGCCGCCGGTATCCGAGACGCCGGTGCAACCCGCAAGGTAGCGGACGAAAAAGCCCTTCCTAAGGGGACTGCGGCGGGTTCCAGATACGCAGAAGCTCAAATGGCGCATCTTGATAGCGAGCGGGGTAAGTTTTTGGCTGGCTTGCCCCAAAGCGGATGACATGCCAAATCCGCTTTTGTTACCATGCTTATGTGTAGTCACGGAGCGGGTGGCACACCGAAAAGAACATCTGCAATTGGCGGGTCATGGATCGGGTAATCGGTATCCGCAGGCCAGGGCAGCGCGGTGGCTACACAGTTTACCCCTAACGCGGCGAGTTGGTGCGGCACACCGTTCCCGTATTCAATATGGCCACTGCCCATGATGCCGACGACCAACGGATGCCGCGCATCGCGCCGCGCGCCGGCGATTGCCTCGGCCATGGCGCGGTCCCAGAACTGCTGCGCGCTGACGAAACGTTCGAACCGTTCCAAGGCTGCATAGGCGTCCTGACCGGCGGCCGGGTGCTTGTTAAACCACTCAAACAGCCGCTCGCGATAAAACGAAGAGGCCGGTGCAGGATCGCCGACGCCCTCCCGCTCAGTGCTCGGCACGGATGCTAATCCTTGTGCCGCAACCCGACGGTTGGTCGCCCGATCAATATTGAGCGCCAGCATTGGCAAGCGATACATGCGGGCAAAATGGAATAGCGGCAGGTAGAGCGCATCGGCGAAGCCCCAGATCTGCGGCCAGTCGACCTCGCACAGGAAGTCGGATTCGTTCAGTTCGCCCTTGGACCAGCGGTCAAGCACCGGCTGAACGCGCCGCGGGAACATCTCGAAACCGAGGACCATGTCGGGTCTGTGGCTGAACAGCGCCATGATCGTATGAAGCTGCCAGCGATGGTGCTCCGCCTGATCGTGCGACTCGCCGAGCAGCACGACGCCGCGCTTGGCGAGCGCTATGAGCGCATCGCCTGGTTTTTCGCTGCTGCAAGGATAGACCCATGTGCCCAAAGGCACGCGGCGGGCGGACTGCGCTGCACGGACACCGGGTGGTCCCACTAGGCTCGCCATTACGAGACTCGACGTAAACAGGACAAGTGAATTGATGTGGCGCCCATCAACCCCGTCTGTATACCGAAAACCTCATCCGGCAAGGGTGGAAAAACTCGGCGAGGAAGTATTCCGCCGCCACGTGGTGGTTCTGGGTCACCGTCGACCGTCCCTGTCTTGCAATAGCCGCTGTCAATAGGGGTGGTGCTCGCCGATCCGGGCCAGCTTGTTGGCGAGCGCGGCTGCTAGAACGTTGCGATGTAGACGCCGCGCCGCAGCCGTGAGCCACGGTCCAAAGCTATGCTTCGCCCAGCTCATCGGTCGGAGCAGAATGGCGCGCGCGCCTTGTGCGAAGAGCATGCGCAGGTAGCGATTTCCACGCTTCGTGATGCGCCCAAGAATCGTGCGATTACCGGTCGAAACGGATGTCGCGTCGCTTCCGGCCATCGCGTCAGCGGCGTTTGTCGTGGCTTACGGTTTGAAGGGTTCCAGTTCGTGCGACCAATATCGCACCAATTTTATCTTATCGCGCAGCACTTTACGCCTTTTCGTTTGATGGAAATCAATGCCCGCGACCGTGCATTGGTTTCCATTATTGTTTCTAACAGAGGGCTCGGAATGTCGATCAACGACTATGTTCGCTGGTTTTCCGACATTCGCGTCGGCGATGTGGCGCTGGTCGGCGGCAAGAACGCGTCATTGGGCGAGCTTTACTCGACCC of the Candidatus Binatia bacterium genome contains:
- a CDS encoding ChaN family lipoprotein, with product MASLVGPPGVRAAQSARRVPLGTWVYPCSSEKPGDALIALAKRGVVLLGESHDQAEHHRWQLHTIMALFSHRPDMVLGFEMFPRRVQPVLDRWSKGELNESDFLCEVDWPQIWGFADALYLPLFHFARMYRLPMLALNIDRATNRRVAAQGLASVPSTEREGVGDPAPASSFYRERLFEWFNKHPAAGQDAYAALERFERFVSAQQFWDRAMAEAIAGARRDARHPLVVGIMGSGHIEYGNGVPHQLAALGVNCVATALPWPADTDYPIHDPPIADVLFGVPPAP
- a CDS encoding transposase; the protein is MAGSDATSVSTGNRTILGRITKRGNRYLRMLFAQGARAILLRPMSWAKHSFGPWLTAAARRLHRNVLAAALANKLARIGEHHPY